TAACCCCTTTGCCCCAATATCCGTTCGGTAATGGAAGACGTTCCGATTATTAGCTCCCATTGTTGCTGCATCAATAAATTGGACAGACGCATAGGCTTGCTCCAGTGCTTCAGCCAAGCCTTGCTCTGAATAGCTTGTGACTCCCAATACACGCCCGCTTGCAGTCACTACTTCATCCTTATCATCTATTGCGGTTCCGGCATGAAAGACTTTGACATGCCAAGCAGCTGTCTCCTTTAATCCTGAGATTGGAAATCCTGTCGCAAAATTTTCTCGTTCACCATATCCATCTGAAGCCATCACCACGCAACAAGCAGCGCCTTCCTTAAGAGGGAATAGGGCCTCATGCAGCCTTCCTTCCAAAGCAAGTTTTATTGGCTGATAGAGCCCTGACTTTAGCATCATCACAAGAGCCTGGGTCTCAGGATCTCCCAGCCTGCAGTTGTACTCCAGAACCTTTGGGCCTTCTACTGTCATAATCATGCCTGCATAGAGGAAGCCGGTATAGGGCGTTTCTATCTCTGCAAGCTTGCGGATAATGGGGGTCATCATGGTATCTGCAGCCCTACGCACAATGTCTGCATCAGCAATAGGGACAGGGCAGTAAGCGCCCATTCCGCCTGTGTTCGGGCCTTGGTCATTATCGTAAAGAGGCTTATGGTCCTGTACAGCAGTCTCAATTGGAAGGAAGCTTTTCCCGTCTGCAATTCCAAACACAGAGAATTCCTGGCCAAAGAGGCGCTCAACAACAAGGAGTTCATGGCCATATTTTTCTGCATGGCTGTCAAGCTTTGCTAATGCCTCTTCTTTGGTGCCGCAAACCAGGACTCCTTTGCCTCCTGTGGGGCCACGAGGCTTGAGAACAACGCCCTCGGAATCCACTTTAGGTATCCATTTCCTTGCAGAACCCGGATTGGGGCAGAGATACGATGCTGCCCTTGGTATGCCAAGCGATGCCATCAGCTGCTCAGAGAGGAATTTATCTGCCTCTATCTGAGATGCCCGTGCTGTCGGCCCGAATATATGCGTATATCCCCGGTCATGGAAAAAATCAGTAATTCCATCAAGAAGGGGCTGCTCAGGACCAACAACAATCATCTCTATGGATTCCTTTTCAACAATATCTGCAAGCTTTTCAAAATTCACTTTTTTTGTTCCATCAAGAGGCTTTGCGTCAACAACTACATTCCTGGATTTCTCCTCTGCTGCTGTTCCGGGATTTCCTTTTGCATACAGAACCTCTTCAACCTCAGGATCCTGTGCTATGCTCCATCCTAATGCGTGCTCCCGCCCGCCATTTCCGACAATCATAACCTTTGCCATTGTTTCACCTCTTACATCAAATGCTGAGCTGCATAGTCAACTCCATTCTTCAATATCTGAAGCCCTGCTCCTTCTTTGGGCAGGCTTCCAGCTAACCTCAGCCTTTCAGCAATTGCAGGATTATCCTTGTCAACATAGCTTCTTTCCAAAATCCTCTGCAATGAAGCAAGAGGATGGTTCAAAGGAGTATTGTATCTTTCAGGATGGGGCATCAAGCCGAATATCCTTCCAGTCGGATCGCAGATCCCTGCAATTGCCTCCAAAGATCCATTGGGATTATCTGGAACCTCCTTTGCTGGATTTCCATCCTGATCAACATATTGATACACAACCTGCCCATTGTCAAATAATCTTCTGAGCGTGTCCGGAGCTGCATAGAACTTGCCCTCGCCATGAGCAACAGGAAGCTCAATAGTGCTGATTCCATTGGTCCACACACAACTGTTGCCTTCAGCGGCCTTTAATCGTGTCCATCTGCATTCAAATCTCTGGCTGTCGTTATATGTCAAGGTTACGGTCTGTTCTTTCTGGCCATCAAACATCGGCAATAATCCTGCTTTCACAAGAATCTGAAAGCCATTGCAGATTCCGATAATCAGCTTTCCGTCATCAATAAATTTGCTAATCTCATCTCCAAGATACTGCTTTAACTCCTGGCTGGCTATGACTCCTGCATTTACATAGTCTCCTTTGGAGAATCCTCCTGGAATCGCAAGGATATGGTAGTCACCAAGCCTTAGGATATCTACAGGACTGGCGCTCAATCTGCTTTGGCCGAAGACAGGATTATAATGGTGCCGCAAAGAATTGATATGGACAATCTCTGCGTGTGCTCCGACCTGATTAAAGGCATGAGCAGCCTCTCTGTCGCAATTTGTTCCATCAAACCGTATAACACAGACTCTTGGTTTTTTCATCTAGGCAGACCTCAGTCTTTCAGGTGTGATCGTTCCTTTGTTTGCTTCCCGTAATTGATCGACAGTTGTTGCTACAACGCCAGCTCCATAGCTTGTTATTTTGAATTCCTTATCTTTCCGAACATCTCCTATCAGCCTGAGATACGCTCCTTTCATTGATTCCTCAAACTCTTTTCGGTTTGAGGGATGCACACTTACAACAAATCTTCCTGTTGATTCAGAGAACAAGAGAGTATCCGGCCTCGTTCCCAAAGGAGTATCGAGAGCGCCCAGTTCCACAAAGACACCAAGGTCGCCTCCAAGCGATGAGTTTGCAAGGCTAGCAGCCAGGCCGCCTTTGGCAATGTACTGGCACGAATGAACCAGATCCTGCTTGATGGCGTTGCTCACTGCAGCATACCTTTCCTTTATCTCTGCAAAATCTGACTTGGGGACATTTCTTCCTGTCTCTCCGTGGAGCAGATAGAACTCACTGGCTCCTAATTCGTTCCTTGTCTCCCCAACAATATACACAAGATCTCCAGGAAGCTTGAAATCAGAGGTTGTTAATGTTGAGTCATCAGGGATTACTCCTACAGCACTCATCAGCAGCTCACATTTTGCTTTCACATGCACGTTTTTCCCTGTCTCTGTGCTTGTGTAGGTCCTCTCCATGGATGTGCTGTCTTTTCCTGAGATTGTGGGAGCATTAAACGCTTCTTCGGCATCAGCAGCCCCCTTTAGCATCCTCATGACCTGGGCAGCAACATAAGGATCTTCCTCTGGCTTCGGGCATGTTGTATTTCCATTAAAAGTAATCTTGTAGGTATCCCTGTCAGGAAGATGGCCTCCTGCAGCAACGATTCTGCCGATGGCGTCAACAACACTGTTCCTTCCCATGTGATGTGCATCAATGTCTCCCTGCCAGGGGTTTGAGCCCCAGGTCTCGAGAACAACTTCGTTCTCTCCAAGCACCGGATGATAGGCAATAGTGTCGCTCTTTGCTCTGCCGATCCCGACTAATGGCTTGATCAGGCTTCCTCCCTGGACTTCATGGTCGTATCTCGTTACAATCCACTCATAACTCTGCATGTTCGGCCTGCCAACCAGGTTCAGCAAGGTATCAGTAAGATTCTCTAAAGGCTCAATCTCAGGCTCTTGGTTCTTGCTTGGAGCCCAGTGCGCCTTTATCCTCATCTGCGGCAATCCCTGATCAAGGAAATCTATCGGAAGGAACACGATTGGGGTGTCCTGGTCCTTGACATGATAATAGCCAGTATCATCAAAGACAGCAATCTGGGTTGCCTCAACATTGTTATGCTTGCAGATCTCTGCTACATGTTCAAGATTCTCTGGCTTGATCACAATCACCACTCTTTCCTGAGCCTCTGAAATCAGCTTCTCCCATCCTGCCAAGCCTGCATACTTCTCAAGAACATGGGTCAGATCCATCACAACCCCTCCTTTGCCGTTGCTTTTTCTTGGAAAGATCTCCCCAGAATCTATTTCTGAGCGCATCTGATCATAGAAAGGAGAAGCGATCCGTTCAGGAAGGATCTCTGAAACTGCAGAAAGCCGCTCTTCAATGCTGCTTTGAGAAGTGATGCCTTGTTCAATAAAGAAGGTTTGTATCTCATATCTTTTCTTCTCCATGTGATGGAGTAATTCAGCTAATTCTCCAACAGCAGAATTCCAGCCGCCTGCTCCGCAATCCTGAGTTGCTTCAATATATCCGATACTTCGTAAAGCATCCATGGCTTCAAAAACCCCTTTCTCAACAATTGGAGCTCCTATCTGCACGCTTTGGTTAATATCCTGCCTTTGCTCTGCATCAGCAGAAAGAGCTATTGAAGAAGCAGTTGCTCCATGGACTCCATCCTTTCCGACTCTGCCCCCTAAAGATAATGCGATATAACCAAGCTCTATATTTTTAGTGTGTGTTGGCACTCCATCAATTTCTGACTCTGCAA
This window of the Candidatus Nanoarchaeia archaeon genome carries:
- a CDS encoding AIR synthase-related protein produces the protein MGTRIEVMTRGSLAASDGLVLSRPIRVYNIDDAFLPEETKSVLALLADPLVDIASANRSVLQGFPLEEGFVLPDALIEVSPKPGVNDPEGQTARKALEQVLGRPVGEVSFAQQYLWSGKWDDEQFIGIRKMLANPVTREVKVAVRRDQDPLAEIGFHFPYVELPKVTPFKYVDIMIPDNNLVELSNNRLLALNLEEMLTIKRLFADPQSVGADSDYLLQRRKLGLEAMPTDAELEGIAQKWSEHCCHKKLNALWGYTSDDLNDEAGLPTITDSIFKSIIKASTERISRYINWLKSVTEDNSGVIELNRRWNLSHKVESHNHPSGLDGFGGADTGTGGVLRDPGCTGKGMHPVSSQYGFRTPHPDSYKDLPLDIQSPVRTLEGVVAGVEDYGNKFGVPTQCGSVFIDDGWLKPGVLVGCVAVAESEIDGVPTHTKNIELGYIALSLGGRVGKDGVHGATASSIALSADAEQRQDINQSVQIGAPIVEKGVFEAMDALRSIGYIEATQDCGAGGWNSAVGELAELLHHMEKKRYEIQTFFIEQGITSQSSIEERLSAVSEILPERIASPFYDQMRSEIDSGEIFPRKSNGKGGVVMDLTHVLEKYAGLAGWEKLISEAQERVVIVIKPENLEHVAEICKHNNVEATQIAVFDDTGYYHVKDQDTPIVFLPIDFLDQGLPQMRIKAHWAPSKNQEPEIEPLENLTDTLLNLVGRPNMQSYEWIVTRYDHEVQGGSLIKPLVGIGRAKSDTIAYHPVLGENEVVLETWGSNPWQGDIDAHHMGRNSVVDAIGRIVAAGGHLPDRDTYKITFNGNTTCPKPEEDPYVAAQVMRMLKGAADAEEAFNAPTISGKDSTSMERTYTSTETGKNVHVKAKCELLMSAVGVIPDDSTLTTSDFKLPGDLVYIVGETRNELGASEFYLLHGETGRNVPKSDFAEIKERYAAVSNAIKQDLVHSCQYIAKGGLAASLANSSLGGDLGVFVELGALDTPLGTRPDTLLFSESTGRFVVSVHPSNRKEFEESMKGAYLRLIGDVRKDKEFKITSYGAGVVATTVDQLREANKGTITPERLRSA
- the purQ gene encoding phosphoribosylformylglycinamidine synthase I, with product MKKPRVCVIRFDGTNCDREAAHAFNQVGAHAEIVHINSLRHHYNPVFGQSRLSASPVDILRLGDYHILAIPGGFSKGDYVNAGVIASQELKQYLGDEISKFIDDGKLIIGICNGFQILVKAGLLPMFDGQKEQTVTLTYNDSQRFECRWTRLKAAEGNSCVWTNGISTIELPVAHGEGKFYAAPDTLRRLFDNGQVVYQYVDQDGNPAKEVPDNPNGSLEAIAGICDPTGRIFGLMPHPERYNTPLNHPLASLQRILERSYVDKDNPAIAERLRLAGSLPKEGAGLQILKNGVDYAAQHLM
- the purD gene encoding phosphoribosylamine--glycine ligase, producing MAKVMIVGNGGREHALGWSIAQDPEVEEVLYAKGNPGTAAEEKSRNVVVDAKPLDGTKKVNFEKLADIVEKESIEMIVVGPEQPLLDGITDFFHDRGYTHIFGPTARASQIEADKFLSEQLMASLGIPRAASYLCPNPGSARKWIPKVDSEGVVLKPRGPTGGKGVLVCGTKEEALAKLDSHAEKYGHELLVVERLFGQEFSVFGIADGKSFLPIETAVQDHKPLYDNDQGPNTGGMGAYCPVPIADADIVRRAADTMMTPIIRKLAEIETPYTGFLYAGMIMTVEGPKVLEYNCRLGDPETQALVMMLKSGLYQPIKLALEGRLHEALFPLKEGAACCVVMASDGYGERENFATGFPISGLKETAAWHVKVFHAGTAIDDKDEVVTASGRVLGVTSYSEQGLAEALEQAYASVQFIDAATMGANNRNVFHYRTDIGAKGLK